From Acidovorax sp. 1608163:
TGCGCGGCGCCCCAGGCCAGGGCGGCGTCCAGGTCGAACTCGGGCAGGGTGCGGTCTTTGTAGGGCATGGCGCGCAGCGGCAGATGGGGCAGGTGGGCGGTCAGCGCCTCGGTGTCGGTGCGGCCATGCGTCTCGACCACGCCAATGGTGACGGGCAGGCCCTGCGCCTGTGCCGCCCGGGCGGCGGACAGCATGGCAAAGGTCTTGCCCACCCCCGCACAGGCGCCAAAAAACACCTTGAGCCGCCCGCGCTGCTGCTGGGCCTGCTCTTGCTGGATGCGCTGCAGCAGCGCGTCGGGGTCGGGGCGATCCTGCATGGGCACAGTGTATCCACCAATCTGATGTCGAATAGGCCTCAAGCGCTAGTATTAATTGCGCTGATAGCTATTTATTTGATAGCGAATCGAGTGCCAGATTCAAGGCCAAAACGTTCACACGCGGTTCACCCAGCAGGCCCAGCCAAGGGGTGTCGGTGTGCCGCTGCACCAGCGTCTCCACTTGCGCCACGGGCAGGCCCCTGGCACGGGCCACGCGTTCGCTCTGGTAGGCGGCGGCTGCCGGGCTGATGTGTGGGTCCAGCCCGCTGGCCGATGTGGTGACCAGGTCCACCGGCACGGGGCGGGTGTTGCCCGGGTCGGCAGAGCGCAGGGCGTCGATGCGGGCCTTGACGGCCTCTGCCAGCGCCGGGTTGGTGGGGCCCAGGTTGGAGCCGCCCGATGCTGCTGCGTTGTACGGCATGGGCGCCGTGGCCGAGGGGCGGCCCCAGAAGTGGCCGGGCTCGGTGAACGACTGACCGATCAGCTCGGAGCCCCGCACCTTGCCGCCCTGGGTGATGAGGCTGCCGTTGGCCTGGTGCGGGAAGGCTTTTTGTGCGACACCGGTCACGGCCAGCGGGTACAGCAGGCCGGTGACGATGGACAGCACAACGAACAGCGTGAAGGCAGGGCGCAGCAGGCCGCCTGGGTTGGTGGGCAAGTCGTCGCGGGGGATACGGATAGGCATACTTTTTCCTTTCAATGACTCTGTGATCTGTGTCTTCGGAGGGGGCTGGGCTCAGGCTAGGCCGACGGCAGCCAGCACCATGTCGATCGCCTTGATGCCGATGAACGGCACCACCACCCCTCCCAGCCCGTAGATAGCCAGGTTGCGGCGCAGCAGCGCGGCGGCACCCACGGCGCGGTAGGCCACGCCCTTCAAGGCCAGCGGGATCAGGAACACGATGACCAGGGCGTTGAAGACCACCGCCGACAAAATGGCCGAGCTGGGGCTGGCCAGCTGCATGAAGTTGAGCGCCGACAGCTGCGGGTAGGTGGTGACGAAGGCCGCCGGGATGATGGCGAAGTACTTGGCGATGTCGTTGGCGATGCTGAAGGTGGTCAGCGAGCCGCGTGTCATCAGCATCTGCTTGCCGGTCTCCACAATCTCGATGAGCTTGGTGGGGTTGCTGTCCAGGTCCACCATGTTGCCGGCCTCCTTGGCGGCCTGGGTGCCCGTATTCATGGCCACGGCCACGTCGGCCTGGGCCAGGGCGGGCGCGTCGTTGGTGCCGTCACCGGTCATGGCCACCAGCTGCCCGGCGGCCTGGTAGCTGCGGATGAGCTGCAGTTTCGCTTCGGGCGTGGCCTCGGCCAGGAAGTCGTCCACACCGGCCTCGGCGGCAATGGCGGCGGCCGTCAGGCGGTTGTCGCCGGTCACCATCACGGTCTTGATGCCCATGCGTCGCAGTTCTGCAAAGCGCTCCTTGATGCCGCCCTTGACCACGTCTTTGAGCTCCACCACACCCAGCACGTGGGCGCCGTCGGCCACCACCAGGGGCGTGCTGCCGCGGCGCGAGACGTCGTCCACCGCGGTCTGCACGGCGGTGGGGAAGCGCCCGCCCAGGGCCTCCACATGCTTGCGGATGGCGTCGGCCGCGCCCTTGCGCAGCAGGCGTGGGCCGGGCAGGTCCACCCCGCTCATGCGGGTCTGGGCGGTGAAGTGCACGAACTGCGCACCCAGGGCTTCGATGTCGCGCTCGCGCAGGTTGAACTTCTGCTTGGCCAGCACCACGATGCTGCGTCCCTCGGGCGTTTCGTCGGCCAGCGAGGCGAGCTGGGCGGCATCGGCCAGGCCCGCATCGGTCACGCCGGGGGCCGAGACGAACTGGCTGGCCTGGCGGTTGCCCAGGGTGATGGTGCCGGTCTTGTCCAGCAGCAGCACGTCCACGTCGCCCGCGGCCTCCACCGCGCGGCCCGAGGTGGCGATCACGTTGGCCTGCATCATGCGGCTCATGCCCGCCACGCCGATGGCGCTGAGCAGACCGGCGATGGTTGTGGGGATCAGGCACACCAGCAGCGCCACCAGCACCACCAGGCCCACGGGCTGGCCCTGGCCGGTGGCCGCCACGCCGAAGATGGAGAACGGCAGCAGCGTGGCCACCACGCCCAGGAACACGATGGTCAGCGCCACCAGCAGGATGGTCAGCGCGATCTCGTTGGGCGTCTTCTGGCGCTTGGCGTTCTCGACCATGGCGATCATGCGGTCGACAAAGGTCTCGCCCGGGTTCACGGCCACGCGCACCACGATCCAGTCGGACAGCACGCGGGTGCCGC
This genomic window contains:
- the kdpC gene encoding potassium-transporting ATPase subunit KdpC codes for the protein MPIRIPRDDLPTNPGGLLRPAFTLFVVLSIVTGLLYPLAVTGVAQKAFPHQANGSLITQGGKVRGSELIGQSFTEPGHFWGRPSATAPMPYNAAASGGSNLGPTNPALAEAVKARIDALRSADPGNTRPVPVDLVTTSASGLDPHISPAAAAYQSERVARARGLPVAQVETLVQRHTDTPWLGLLGEPRVNVLALNLALDSLSNK
- the kdpB gene encoding potassium-transporting ATPase subunit KdpB; translated protein: MSRTTLTLFDPALVRPALLEAFKKLDPRVQWRNPVMFVVYVGSAFTTALAASQPQAFTAAVALWLWVTVLFANFAEAMAEGRSKAQAASLRGLKKQTWAKKLEGHFDRTTPRTDMTWLPLEADNLRKGDIVLVEAGDTVPADGEVIDGVASVDESAITGESAPVIRESGGDFSAVTGGTRVLSDWIVVRVAVNPGETFVDRMIAMVENAKRQKTPNEIALTILLVALTIVFLGVVATLLPFSIFGVAATGQGQPVGLVVLVALLVCLIPTTIAGLLSAIGVAGMSRMMQANVIATSGRAVEAAGDVDVLLLDKTGTITLGNRQASQFVSAPGVTDAGLADAAQLASLADETPEGRSIVVLAKQKFNLRERDIEALGAQFVHFTAQTRMSGVDLPGPRLLRKGAADAIRKHVEALGGRFPTAVQTAVDDVSRRGSTPLVVADGAHVLGVVELKDVVKGGIKERFAELRRMGIKTVMVTGDNRLTAAAIAAEAGVDDFLAEATPEAKLQLIRSYQAAGQLVAMTGDGTNDAPALAQADVAVAMNTGTQAAKEAGNMVDLDSNPTKLIEIVETGKQMLMTRGSLTTFSIANDIAKYFAIIPAAFVTTYPQLSALNFMQLASPSSAILSAVVFNALVIVFLIPLALKGVAYRAVGAAALLRRNLAIYGLGGVVVPFIGIKAIDMVLAAVGLA